The Opitutus sp. ER46 genome has a window encoding:
- the nadA gene encoding quinolinate synthase NadA, translating into MIATEDAIEVEAERLLRSMMHVECDPRGRKWNLETCREIAPLTLEINRLKQEKGAVILAHSYVEPEIIYGVADYRGDSYFLSLKARDSQAKMIVFAGVVFMAETAKILSPEAMVVVPDRGSGCSLADSITGEDVRKLKGLYPDATVVCYINSTAEVKAESDVCVTSGNVYHIVSNLPARRILFVPDRLMGQNLRDELKRRGVDKEIITSDGTCMVHDEFTPADIAEARVRFPGLKVVAHPECTPEVARAADFVGSTGAMMKYVKTTGAPYFLMLTECGLVGRLQVETPEKTFIGGCRLCPYMKLNSLEKVRDVLRAPRPDQVVVLDEQIRQRAARCIDRMFELSPAE; encoded by the coding sequence ATGATCGCCACCGAGGACGCCATTGAAGTCGAAGCCGAGCGGCTGCTGCGCTCGATGATGCACGTGGAGTGCGATCCGCGGGGCCGGAAATGGAACCTGGAAACCTGCCGTGAGATCGCGCCGCTGACCCTCGAGATCAACCGGCTGAAGCAGGAGAAAGGCGCGGTGATCCTGGCGCACTCGTACGTCGAACCGGAGATCATCTACGGCGTGGCGGACTACCGCGGGGACTCGTATTTCCTGAGCCTCAAGGCGCGGGACTCGCAGGCGAAGATGATCGTGTTCGCGGGTGTGGTGTTCATGGCCGAGACTGCGAAGATCCTGTCGCCGGAGGCGATGGTGGTCGTGCCGGACCGCGGCTCTGGCTGCTCGTTGGCGGACTCCATCACCGGCGAGGACGTGCGGAAGCTGAAGGGGCTGTATCCGGACGCGACGGTCGTGTGCTACATCAACAGCACGGCGGAGGTGAAGGCGGAGTCGGACGTGTGTGTCACCTCGGGCAACGTTTACCACATCGTCTCGAACCTGCCGGCGCGGCGGATCCTCTTCGTGCCCGACCGGTTGATGGGGCAGAACCTGCGCGACGAGCTGAAGCGCCGGGGCGTGGACAAGGAGATCATCACGTCTGACGGCACCTGCATGGTGCACGACGAGTTCACGCCGGCGGACATCGCCGAGGCGCGCGTGCGTTTTCCCGGGCTGAAGGTGGTGGCGCACCCGGAGTGCACGCCGGAGGTCGCGCGGGCGGCCGACTTTGTGGGGAGCACGGGCGCGATGATGAAGTACGTGAAGACGACCGGGGCGCCGTATTTCCTGATGCTGACCGAGTGCGGACTGGTGGGGCGGCTGCAGGTGGAGACGCCGGAGAAGACGTTCATCGGCGGCTGCCGGCTCTGTCCCTACATGAAGCTCAACTCGCTGGAGAAGGTGCGGGATGTCCTGCGCGCCCCGCGTCCGGACCAAGTGGTGGTGCTGGACGAGCAGATCCGCCAGCGTGCGGCCCGCTGCATTGATCGGATGTTTGAGCTGTCACCTGCGGAGTGA
- a CDS encoding lytic transglycosylase domain-containing protein: protein MRLRLLLSPVPVALLLAASPAWAVTPGAPPPATPPPQGASAPAQNPAAFDPDALYEAGRQLFEEYAPPEVKEEYMFPSKEQWAQLVSRLQAALEGDSLDEMAARAPEARNLLNALRLAGAEGELADWLAQRLDELDAAQQAKSLPAPRPKPAPRPEPGKPGLPPPTPGEPVPYYDLWFSRVKNRPIPGRASELVPTLREVFVAEGAPPSLVWLAEAESSFNPQARSPVGARGLFQLMPETARSLGLDTFLPDEREHPEKSARAAARYLRRLHGRFGSWPLALAAYNAGEGRVSRALAKRQARDYASIADALPAETRMYVPKVCALVAVRSGTNLW, encoded by the coding sequence ATGCGTCTCCGGCTCCTCCTTTCACCCGTACCCGTGGCCCTCCTGTTGGCCGCCAGTCCGGCTTGGGCCGTCACGCCCGGAGCCCCGCCCCCCGCCACGCCCCCACCGCAGGGAGCCTCGGCCCCCGCGCAGAACCCCGCCGCCTTTGACCCGGACGCGTTGTATGAAGCTGGCCGTCAGCTCTTTGAGGAATACGCGCCGCCCGAGGTGAAGGAGGAGTACATGTTTCCTTCGAAGGAACAGTGGGCCCAACTTGTGTCACGCCTTCAGGCCGCCCTCGAGGGCGACTCGCTCGACGAGATGGCGGCGCGGGCGCCTGAGGCGCGCAACCTCCTGAACGCATTGCGACTCGCCGGGGCCGAGGGCGAGTTGGCCGACTGGCTTGCCCAGCGGCTCGATGAACTCGACGCAGCGCAGCAGGCGAAGTCCCTGCCGGCGCCTCGCCCGAAGCCCGCCCCGCGCCCGGAGCCCGGCAAACCAGGTTTGCCGCCGCCCACGCCCGGCGAACCGGTCCCGTACTACGATCTCTGGTTTTCCCGGGTCAAAAACCGCCCGATTCCCGGCCGCGCCAGCGAACTGGTGCCGACGTTGCGCGAAGTGTTCGTGGCCGAGGGCGCGCCGCCCTCGCTCGTATGGCTGGCCGAGGCCGAGAGCTCGTTCAACCCCCAGGCCCGCAGCCCGGTCGGCGCGCGCGGGTTGTTCCAACTCATGCCCGAGACCGCCCGCTCGCTCGGCCTCGACACGTTTCTGCCCGACGAACGCGAGCACCCGGAGAAATCCGCCCGCGCCGCCGCCCGCTACCTCCGCCGTCTGCATGGCAGGTTCGGTAGCTGGCCTCTCGCGCTCGCCGCGTACAACGCCGGCGAAGGTCGCGTCAGCCGCGCTCTCGCGAAACGCCAGGCCCGCGACTACGCCAGTATCGCCGACGCGCTCCCCGCCGAAACCCGGATGTACGTCCCCAAAGTCTGCGCCCTCGTCGCCGTCCGCTCCGGCACGAACCTGTGGTGA
- a CDS encoding four helix bundle protein, whose product MPAIFDHERLVAYQRALKFIAWVAPLLDELPAKISVRDQLDRASTSIPLNLAEGNGKRSFVDRSRYLDSARGSGLECAACLDVLVTRRLLTAERADEGKSILLEVVSTTAGLIAHFAKQVREEQAEYGAAGRTEEKEEEEEEEEEKE is encoded by the coding sequence ATGCCTGCCATCTTCGATCACGAGCGCCTGGTGGCCTATCAACGAGCCTTAAAATTCATCGCATGGGTTGCGCCCCTTCTGGACGAGCTACCTGCAAAAATTTCGGTTCGTGACCAACTAGACCGAGCCAGCACCAGCATTCCGCTGAACCTGGCCGAAGGTAACGGGAAGCGTTCATTCGTGGACCGGTCGCGGTACCTGGATTCGGCCCGAGGCTCTGGTCTCGAGTGCGCGGCCTGTCTGGACGTGTTGGTAACGCGCCGCCTCCTTACGGCAGAGCGGGCCGATGAGGGAAAATCGATTCTGCTGGAAGTCGTGTCGACCACGGCCGGCTTGATTGCGCACTTTGCCAAGCAGGTGAGGGAAGAGCAGGCGGAGTATGGAGCTGCCGGCCGGACAGAGGAGAAAGAGGAAGAGGAAGAGGAAGAGGAAGAGAAAGAGTAA
- a CDS encoding AAA family ATPase — MIAGPAGSGKSTLCDRLVTEAPEFSRVVTTTTRPPREGEVNGVHYHFFAPDEFERRVAAGEFLEWAQVHGNNRFRMYGTLRSSVLEPLAQGRSLVMSIDVQGVESIRRAARADERLQRALTTVFIRVDRDRLVARMRARATEGEEEIACRMKTAEAELREASKFDFIIESRTRDEDFHALEQIVAEARRRASCPQ; from the coding sequence GTGATCGCCGGACCGGCGGGTTCGGGGAAGAGCACCCTGTGCGACCGGCTGGTGACCGAGGCGCCGGAGTTCTCGCGCGTCGTGACCACGACGACGCGGCCACCGCGGGAGGGCGAGGTCAACGGCGTGCACTATCACTTTTTCGCACCGGACGAGTTCGAACGCCGCGTCGCGGCCGGGGAGTTCCTCGAGTGGGCGCAGGTCCATGGCAACAACCGCTTCCGGATGTACGGGACGCTGCGCTCGAGCGTGCTGGAACCGCTGGCGCAAGGCCGAAGCCTCGTGATGAGCATCGACGTGCAGGGCGTGGAGAGCATTCGCCGCGCGGCCCGGGCGGACGAGCGCCTGCAGCGGGCATTGACCACGGTGTTCATCCGGGTGGACCGGGACCGGCTCGTGGCGCGCATGCGCGCGCGGGCGACGGAGGGCGAGGAGGAGATCGCGTGCCGGATGAAGACGGCGGAAGCCGAGCTGCGTGAAGCCTCGAAGTTCGATTTCATCATCGAGAGCCGCACACGCGACGAGGATTTCCACGCGCTGGAGCAGATTGTCGCCGAGGCCCGGCGGCGCGCGAGTTGTCCGCAGTGA
- the nadB gene encoding L-aspartate oxidase — MNVLRTDCLVIGAGLAGSAYALRAAAKGLKVELLSLNGPLQANSDWAQGGIIYDVGHDPALLARDIIEASDGVANPAAVQQLVHEGPRAVEELLLQELGVGFDRDAAGVLDFTREGGHSARRIIHAKDTTGHAILASVAQRVDATPLISRRLGWVAIDLLTLSHSSDNVSDHYEPLTCFGAYVLNTETGETLAIVAKKTVLATGGLGQIFLHSTNQPGSVGHGVAMAFRVGARLIDLEYVQFHPTVFAKKNAPRFLITEAIRGEGAVLRNTRGERFMDAINPRGSLAPRDIVARAITHELTTSGDECVYLDLSAMKPDFIRERFPSIYSRCLEHGVDITSQPIPVVPAAHFACGGVHADLQGRTSIRHLNAIGETGCTGLHGANRLASTSLLECLVSAKFAALADAQDIATQAFRLPVPREWESPTGEADPVLIRQDMLQIQHTMWNYAGVVRSPKRLTRARRILLELREEVQSFYRGCRLSRELVELRNAIQTALLVVHAASLNPRSRGSHYVVEQQ; from the coding sequence ATGAACGTCCTTCGCACCGACTGCCTCGTCATCGGCGCCGGCCTCGCCGGCTCCGCCTACGCGCTCCGCGCCGCCGCCAAGGGCCTCAAGGTCGAACTCCTCTCGCTCAATGGCCCGCTGCAGGCCAACAGCGACTGGGCCCAGGGCGGCATCATCTACGACGTCGGCCACGATCCCGCCCTGCTCGCGCGGGACATCATCGAAGCCAGCGACGGCGTGGCCAACCCGGCCGCCGTCCAGCAGCTCGTCCACGAGGGACCGCGCGCCGTCGAGGAACTCCTCCTCCAGGAACTGGGCGTCGGCTTCGACCGTGATGCCGCCGGCGTGCTCGACTTCACCCGCGAGGGCGGGCACAGCGCCCGCCGGATCATCCACGCCAAGGACACCACCGGGCATGCCATCCTCGCCTCGGTCGCCCAGCGCGTGGACGCCACGCCGTTGATCTCCCGCCGCCTCGGCTGGGTCGCGATCGACCTGCTCACGCTCTCGCACAGCTCGGACAACGTCAGCGACCACTACGAGCCGCTCACGTGCTTCGGCGCGTACGTGCTCAACACCGAGACCGGTGAGACGCTCGCGATCGTCGCGAAGAAGACGGTCCTCGCCACCGGCGGCCTGGGGCAGATCTTCCTGCACTCGACCAACCAGCCCGGCAGCGTCGGCCACGGCGTGGCGATGGCGTTTCGCGTCGGCGCCCGCCTCATCGACCTCGAGTACGTCCAGTTTCACCCGACGGTCTTCGCGAAGAAGAACGCCCCGCGCTTCCTCATCACCGAGGCCATCCGCGGCGAGGGCGCCGTCCTGCGCAATACCCGCGGCGAGCGGTTCATGGACGCGATCAACCCGCGCGGCTCCCTGGCGCCGCGCGACATCGTGGCCCGCGCGATCACCCACGAACTCACCACGAGTGGCGACGAGTGCGTCTACCTCGATCTGTCGGCGATGAAGCCGGACTTCATTCGCGAGCGCTTCCCGAGCATCTACAGCCGGTGCCTCGAGCACGGCGTGGACATCACCTCGCAGCCGATCCCGGTCGTGCCCGCGGCGCACTTCGCCTGCGGGGGGGTGCACGCCGACCTGCAGGGGCGCACCAGCATCCGCCACCTCAACGCCATCGGTGAAACCGGTTGCACCGGCCTCCACGGCGCCAACCGGCTCGCCAGCACCTCGCTGCTCGAGTGCCTGGTCAGCGCCAAATTCGCCGCGCTCGCCGACGCGCAGGACATCGCCACGCAGGCGTTTCGTCTCCCCGTCCCGCGCGAGTGGGAAAGCCCGACTGGCGAGGCCGATCCGGTGCTCATCCGTCAGGACATGCTCCAGATCCAGCACACGATGTGGAACTACGCCGGCGTCGTGCGCTCACCCAAGCGCCTCACGCGCGCCCGGCGCATCCTGCTGGAACTGCGCGAGGAGGTGCAGAGTTTCTATCGCGGCTGCCGGCTCTCCCGGGAGCTCGTCGAACTCCGCAACGCCATCCAGACCGCGCTATTGGTGGTGCACGCCGCCAGCCTCAATCCGCGCAGCCGCGGCAGCCACTACGTCGTCGAGCAGCAGTGA
- a CDS encoding NAD(P)-dependent alcohol dehydrogenase — MSTKINAYAALSPRAPLQPFAYEPGPLGPEQVEIKVETCGICHSDLSMLDNEWGMTKYPIIPGHEVTGTVVATGPQAKRVKVGDRVGLGWNSGSCLACPACLAGDHNLCVDVEGTIVGRPGGFAERVRCHWVWATPIPAGVDPISAGPLLCGGITVFNPIVEFRVRSTDRVGVVGIGGLGHLALQFLNKWGCEVTAFTSSDSKRDEARRLGAHHAVNSKDAAALKQIAGTLDFLLVTVNAPLDWKALLATLAPKGRMHFVGAVLEPIPIAAFGLISGQKSVSGSPTGSPATVDKMLAFCARHQIAPQVERFPMSRVNDALTHLREGKARYRVVLEADFR, encoded by the coding sequence ATGAGCACCAAGATCAACGCCTACGCCGCGCTCAGCCCGCGCGCCCCGCTCCAGCCGTTCGCCTACGAACCCGGCCCGCTCGGACCCGAACAGGTCGAGATCAAGGTCGAGACCTGCGGCATCTGCCATTCCGACCTGTCGATGTTGGACAACGAGTGGGGGATGACGAAGTACCCGATCATCCCGGGCCACGAGGTCACCGGCACGGTCGTCGCCACCGGCCCGCAGGCGAAGCGCGTCAAGGTGGGCGATCGCGTGGGGCTCGGCTGGAACTCCGGCAGCTGCCTCGCGTGCCCCGCGTGCCTCGCGGGCGACCACAATCTCTGCGTCGACGTCGAGGGCACCATCGTCGGCCGCCCCGGCGGCTTCGCCGAGCGCGTGCGCTGCCACTGGGTGTGGGCCACGCCGATCCCGGCCGGCGTCGATCCCATCTCCGCCGGCCCGCTCCTCTGCGGTGGCATCACGGTCTTCAACCCCATCGTCGAGTTCCGCGTGCGCTCCACCGACCGCGTGGGCGTCGTCGGCATTGGCGGACTCGGCCATCTCGCGCTCCAGTTCCTCAACAAATGGGGCTGCGAGGTCACCGCATTCACCTCCAGCGACAGCAAGCGTGACGAGGCCCGCCGGCTCGGCGCGCACCACGCGGTGAACTCGAAGGACGCCGCCGCGCTCAAGCAAATCGCCGGCACGCTCGACTTCCTCCTCGTGACGGTGAACGCGCCGCTCGACTGGAAGGCCCTGCTCGCCACGCTCGCGCCCAAGGGCCGCATGCACTTCGTCGGGGCCGTCCTCGAGCCCATCCCGATCGCCGCCTTCGGTCTGATCTCCGGCCAGAAATCGGTCTCCGGTTCGCCCACCGGCAGCCCGGCGACCGTCGACAAGATGCTCGCCTTCTGCGCGCGCCATCAAATTGCCCCGCAGGTCGAGCGCTTCCCGATGTCGCGCGTGAACGACGCGCTCACCCACCTGCGCGAAGGCAAGGCCCGCTACCGCGTCGTGCTCGAAGCCGACTTCCGCTGA
- the nadC gene encoding carboxylating nicotinate-nucleotide diphosphorylase translates to MITARTDHLIDLALEEDAGLGDVTSRAIFNAQHRSRAFIEAAQDLVLCGVAVAARVFERVDPALKVTLLARDGDRLACGNRVLQVAGPTASLLTAERTALNFLQRLSGVATQSGRFAAAIAGTGVRIVDTRKTTPGWRALEKYAVRCGGCFNHRSSLGEHVLIKENHIAAAGSLTRAVQLTRAAAPHLAKIEVEAKSLPEVKEALRAKADAILLDNMKPAQVREAVALIAGAAVVEVSGGVRFDTLRDYALPGVDVISIGALTHSAPAADLSLTLVGATDSKAGPPAARKRRRENRP, encoded by the coding sequence ATGATCACTGCGCGCACTGACCACCTGATCGATCTCGCGCTCGAGGAAGACGCGGGGCTCGGCGATGTGACCAGCCGGGCGATCTTCAACGCCCAACATCGGAGCCGTGCCTTCATCGAGGCCGCCCAGGACCTGGTCCTCTGCGGCGTCGCCGTCGCCGCGCGCGTGTTCGAGCGCGTCGACCCCGCGCTCAAGGTCACCCTCCTCGCCCGGGATGGCGACCGGCTGGCCTGCGGCAACCGCGTCCTCCAGGTCGCGGGCCCCACGGCCTCGCTGCTCACGGCGGAACGCACCGCGCTCAATTTTCTGCAACGGCTCTCCGGTGTCGCCACCCAGTCGGGCAGATTCGCCGCCGCCATCGCGGGCACCGGCGTCCGCATCGTGGACACCCGCAAGACCACGCCCGGCTGGCGCGCGCTCGAGAAATACGCCGTGCGCTGCGGCGGTTGCTTCAATCACCGCTCCTCCCTGGGCGAGCACGTGCTCATCAAGGAGAACCACATCGCCGCCGCCGGCTCCCTCACGCGCGCCGTCCAGCTCACCCGCGCCGCCGCGCCGCACCTCGCCAAGATTGAGGTTGAAGCCAAGTCCCTCCCCGAGGTGAAGGAGGCGCTCCGCGCCAAGGCCGATGCCATTCTCCTCGATAACATGAAACCCGCGCAGGTCCGCGAGGCCGTCGCCCTCATTGCTGGCGCCGCGGTGGTCGAAGTCTCCGGCGGCGTGCGCTTCGACACCCTGCGCGACTACGCGCTGCCCGGCGTCGATGTCATCAGCATCGGCGCGCTCACGCACTCGGCCCCCGCGGCCGACCTGAGCCTCACGCTGGTGGGCGCGACCGACAGCAAGGCCGGCCCGCCCGCGGCCCGGAAGCGGCGGCGGGAGAACCGGCCATGA
- the miaB gene encoding tRNA (N6-isopentenyl adenosine(37)-C2)-methylthiotransferase MiaB, giving the protein MNRVHIKTYGCQMNERDSEAVAAMLRSRGYRIVADEDECDILLLNTCSVRDAAEQKAIGKAGYLQQRKKKQPDFVLGILGCMAQNRGASLLDQLPDVDLIIGTQKFHQVAGYLDNLRAAREAGVPIGQTIVDIAEEPGSQNTIKDHLVAGPDGADAAVADRQVTAFVSIQQGCNMDCAFCIVPKTRGDERSRPMDDIVAECRALAARGVREITLLGQIVTSYGRRDYVHTDGVTPFVQLLERVHAVDGIERIRFTSPHPRGFKDDLVAAYGRLPKLCGYVHLPMQSGSNRILRAMNRPYTRERYREIVEALRAVQPGMYFSTDVIVGFPGETEDDFRETCELFRACDFDMAYIFKYSIRTGTPAATLPDQVDEEVKERRNQELLAILEENSLRRTAALVGTVEQVLVDGRDKTGARLTGRTRGNRVCVFDGPAELIGQMVPLKITRATASTLYGDRG; this is encoded by the coding sequence ATGAACCGCGTCCACATCAAAACCTACGGGTGTCAGATGAACGAGCGCGACAGCGAGGCGGTGGCGGCGATGCTGCGCAGCCGCGGGTACCGGATCGTGGCCGACGAGGACGAGTGCGACATCCTGCTGCTGAACACCTGCAGCGTGCGCGACGCGGCGGAGCAGAAGGCGATTGGCAAGGCCGGCTACCTGCAGCAGCGCAAAAAGAAGCAGCCGGATTTCGTCCTCGGGATCCTCGGCTGCATGGCGCAGAACCGCGGGGCGTCGCTGCTCGACCAGTTGCCGGACGTCGACCTGATCATCGGGACCCAGAAGTTTCACCAGGTGGCCGGCTATCTCGACAACCTGCGCGCGGCGCGGGAGGCGGGCGTGCCGATTGGCCAGACGATCGTCGACATCGCGGAGGAGCCGGGTTCGCAGAACACGATCAAGGACCACCTCGTGGCCGGGCCCGACGGGGCGGATGCCGCCGTGGCAGACCGGCAGGTGACGGCGTTCGTTTCGATCCAGCAGGGCTGCAACATGGACTGCGCGTTCTGCATCGTGCCGAAGACGCGCGGCGACGAACGCTCGCGGCCGATGGACGACATCGTGGCCGAGTGCCGGGCGCTGGCGGCGCGCGGCGTGCGCGAGATCACGCTGCTCGGGCAGATCGTGACGAGTTACGGCCGGCGCGACTACGTGCACACCGACGGCGTCACGCCCTTCGTGCAGCTGCTCGAGCGCGTGCACGCGGTGGATGGCATCGAGCGGATCCGGTTCACCTCGCCCCACCCTCGCGGGTTCAAGGACGACCTCGTTGCCGCCTACGGCCGGCTGCCGAAGCTTTGCGGCTACGTGCACCTGCCGATGCAGTCGGGCAGCAACCGGATCCTGCGCGCGATGAACCGGCCGTACACGCGGGAGCGCTACCGCGAGATCGTCGAGGCGCTGCGCGCGGTGCAGCCCGGGATGTATTTTTCGACCGACGTGATCGTGGGCTTTCCGGGCGAGACGGAGGACGACTTCCGCGAGACGTGCGAGCTGTTCCGCGCCTGCGATTTCGACATGGCGTACATCTTCAAGTACTCGATCCGGACCGGCACGCCGGCGGCGACGCTGCCGGACCAGGTCGATGAGGAGGTAAAGGAACGCCGCAACCAGGAGCTGCTCGCGATCCTGGAGGAAAATTCGCTGCGCCGCACGGCGGCGCTGGTCGGGACCGTGGAGCAGGTGCTCGTCGATGGCCGCGACAAGACCGGCGCGCGGCTGACCGGCCGGACGCGCGGCAACCGCGTGTGCGTTTTTGACGGACCCGCGGAGTTGATCGGGCAGATGGTGCCGCTGAAAATCACGCGGGCGACGGCGAGTACGTTGTATGGGGATCGGGGGTAA